The following are encoded together in the Chlorocebus sabaeus isolate Y175 chromosome 20, mChlSab1.0.hap1, whole genome shotgun sequence genome:
- the CAMTA1 gene encoding calmodulin-binding transcription activator 1 isoform X26, with protein MWRAEGKWLPKTSRKSVSQSVFCGTSTYCVLNTVPPIEDDHGNSNSSHVKIFLPKKLLECLPKCSSLPKERHRWNTNERS; from the exons atgtggcGCGCGGAGGGGAAATGGCTGCCGAAAACAAGCCGGAAG aGCGTTTCCCAAAGTGTATTCTGCGGAACTAGCACCTACTGTGTTCTCAACACCGTGCCACCTATAGAAG atGATCATGGGAACAGCAATAGTAGTCATGTAAAAATCTTTTTACCGAAAAAGCTGCTTGAATGTCTGCCGAAATGTTCAAGTTTACCAAAAGAGAGGCACCGTTGGAACACTAATGAG